One genomic window of Paeniglutamicibacter sp. Y32M11 includes the following:
- the tsaB gene encoding tRNA (adenosine(37)-N6)-threonylcarbamoyltransferase complex dimerization subunit type 1 TsaB, with the protein MLLLAIDTSANASAALLETTGDDVAVLGSFTSLVGNDHAEVLAPAIEALLRDAGAVLPDAVVVGVGPGPFTGLRVGLASAKTLAFVWDVALHGVMSLDAIALEAVATEPTGDFTVAIDARRKELYWARYHHDGLLADGPHVSIAEELPPLPTFGAGAGLYAERLTAIGATVVPGFDQAHPSAESLGTSAARSLAAGRELLSTEPLYLRESDAKVPAVMKGKLL; encoded by the coding sequence ATGCTGTTACTGGCCATCGATACCTCAGCCAATGCCTCCGCCGCGTTGCTGGAAACTACCGGCGATGACGTTGCCGTGCTCGGTTCCTTCACTTCGCTCGTGGGTAATGACCATGCCGAGGTCTTGGCCCCAGCCATCGAGGCACTGCTGCGGGACGCCGGGGCCGTGCTGCCCGACGCCGTCGTGGTGGGTGTTGGCCCCGGGCCCTTCACCGGGCTGCGTGTTGGCCTGGCCAGTGCCAAAACTCTGGCCTTCGTCTGGGACGTTGCCCTGCATGGGGTGATGAGCCTTGATGCCATCGCGCTGGAAGCGGTAGCCACCGAACCAACGGGTGATTTCACCGTCGCCATTGATGCACGGCGCAAGGAACTCTACTGGGCTAGGTACCACCACGATGGACTATTGGCCGATGGACCGCACGTGAGCATCGCCGAAGAACTACCGCCGCTGCCGACCTTTGGAGCCGGTGCTGGCCTGTACGCCGAGCGCCTGACTGCCATCGGTGCGACGGTGGTCCCGGGATTCGACCAGGCGCATCCCAGCGCCGAGTCCTTGGGCACCAGCGCCGCCCGTTCGCTGGCCGCGGGCCGTGAGCTGCTGAGCACCGAACCGCTGTACCTGCGCGAGTCCGATGCCAAGGTCCCGGCCGTGATGAAGGGCAAGCTGCTGTGA
- the coaA gene encoding type I pantothenate kinase, protein MNGQRAVDYSATPFVELDRQTWARLSNEIKQPLDEADLMRLSGLGETLNLSEVREVYLPLSRLLNLYVQGSASLHQATNTFLGESTRRTPFVIGVAGSVAVGKSTTARVLQELLRRWPDTPDVQLITTDGFLYPNADLEQRGIMHRKGFPESYDRRRLLRFVSEVKSGAPEVRAPWYSHLSYDIIPGKEVVVRSPQVLIVEGLNVLQPARARLDGTAGLALSDFFDFSVYVDARTADIEEWYIRRFMRLRSGAFSDPASYFHRYASLSDEEARETAHGIWKRINEPNLRENVIPTRGRAQLVLSKSADHSIRRMLLRKI, encoded by the coding sequence GTGAATGGACAGCGAGCGGTCGACTACAGTGCAACACCCTTCGTTGAATTGGACCGCCAAACGTGGGCGCGATTGTCCAATGAGATCAAGCAACCCCTGGATGAAGCCGACTTGATGCGCCTCAGTGGGCTCGGCGAAACACTGAATCTTTCCGAGGTGCGCGAGGTTTATCTCCCACTCTCACGATTGTTAAACCTCTATGTTCAGGGCTCGGCCTCGCTGCATCAGGCCACCAATACCTTCCTCGGTGAATCAACGCGTCGCACTCCCTTTGTTATTGGTGTTGCCGGATCGGTGGCCGTGGGTAAGTCCACCACCGCCCGCGTCCTGCAGGAACTATTGCGGCGCTGGCCCGACACCCCCGATGTGCAGCTGATCACCACCGATGGCTTCTTGTATCCGAATGCGGATCTGGAGCAGCGGGGCATCATGCACCGCAAGGGTTTCCCGGAGTCCTACGATCGACGTCGATTGCTGCGCTTTGTCTCCGAGGTCAAATCGGGTGCCCCGGAGGTTCGTGCGCCTTGGTACTCGCACCTGAGCTACGACATCATTCCCGGAAAAGAAGTTGTGGTGCGATCCCCGCAGGTGCTGATCGTTGAGGGCCTGAACGTGTTGCAACCCGCCCGCGCGCGACTTGATGGCACCGCCGGTCTGGCGTTGAGTGACTTCTTTGATTTCTCGGTGTACGTCGATGCGCGGACCGCAGATATTGAAGAGTGGTACATCCGCCGTTTCATGAGACTTCGTTCCGGAGCGTTCTCGGATCCCGCGTCGTACTTCCACCGCTACGCCTCGCTCAGTGATGAGGAAGCGCGGGAGACGGCGCACGGTATCTGGAAGCGTATTAACGAACCAAACTTGCGGGAGAACGTGATTCCCACTCGTGGTCGTGCGCAACTCGTTTTGAGTAAATCGGCAGATCACTCGATCCGTCGCATGTTGCTGCGCAAGATCTGA
- the alr gene encoding alanine racemase, whose product MDLANVRENVKRVGELVAPAAVMAVVKADGYGHGAVAVSRAAIQAGASWLGCAHVTEALKLRAAGLEVPLLAWLHTDGTPFEAAISANIDLAVSGWELDLVANAAQAAAQPARVHLKIDTGLGRNGSTAAQWEELLGRAASYQDDGLMRVVGVFSHLAVADEPERPETDEQLKAFNEAVALAEDAGFDLEVRHIANTPAILSRPDAHYDMVRLGLGLYGLSPFAGEDPARYGLRPAMTLESRIANVKKVPAGQGVSYGLHYHTSEETYLGLIPMGYADGLPRTANNAPVSILGKTYLVRGTIAMDQFVVDLGPDIDVAAILGATAILFGEGGPSVTEWADAAGSINYEIVTRISPRVPRRLVEGSWGESGE is encoded by the coding sequence ATCGACTTGGCCAACGTTCGGGAAAACGTGAAGCGCGTGGGCGAACTTGTAGCCCCGGCAGCTGTCATGGCAGTGGTCAAGGCGGATGGCTACGGGCACGGAGCCGTCGCCGTGAGCCGGGCAGCAATCCAGGCCGGTGCCTCCTGGCTGGGCTGCGCACATGTCACCGAAGCACTGAAACTACGCGCAGCAGGCCTGGAGGTACCCCTGCTCGCATGGCTACATACCGATGGAACCCCGTTCGAGGCAGCCATCTCCGCCAACATCGATCTGGCCGTTTCGGGTTGGGAACTTGACCTCGTAGCCAATGCCGCACAGGCAGCTGCCCAACCGGCCCGAGTTCACCTCAAAATTGATACGGGTCTGGGGCGCAATGGCAGCACCGCGGCACAGTGGGAAGAGCTTCTGGGACGCGCGGCCAGCTACCAAGACGACGGGCTGATGCGGGTGGTCGGCGTTTTCTCCCATCTTGCTGTTGCCGATGAACCCGAACGCCCCGAAACCGACGAGCAACTCAAGGCCTTCAACGAAGCCGTTGCCCTGGCCGAAGACGCTGGATTCGACCTTGAGGTACGCCACATCGCAAACACTCCCGCGATCCTCTCGCGCCCCGATGCCCACTACGACATGGTCAGGCTCGGACTCGGCCTTTACGGTTTGAGCCCCTTCGCGGGAGAAGACCCCGCACGCTACGGGTTACGTCCGGCCATGACGCTGGAAAGCCGCATCGCCAACGTGAAAAAGGTGCCAGCGGGACAGGGCGTCAGCTACGGCCTGCACTATCACACGAGTGAAGAAACGTACCTGGGGCTGATCCCGATGGGCTACGCCGACGGATTGCCGCGTACGGCGAATAATGCTCCGGTATCCATTCTGGGCAAAACGTACCTGGTGCGCGGAACCATTGCCATGGATCAATTTGTGGTGGATCTTGGACCGGATATTGACGTGGCAGCCATCCTCGGTGCCACGGCCATCCTCTTTGGTGAGGGTGGACCGTCGGTGACCGAATGGGCGGATGCCGCAGGAAGCATTAATTACGAGATCGTCACGCGTATTTCCCCCCGCGTGCCCCGCCGACTGGTCGAGGGAAGCTGGGGTGAATCCGGTGAGTGA
- a CDS encoding DinB family protein encodes MGSTDRPTEGESQAIDLLRDGFSRAHEGLEELLEAAEPRMLRFRASANSNSMAWLIWHLSRVQDDHFTHLALSLGPEESLEQCWVAKGWATTFNLSYPLMETGYGQNSDAVADFGMYDGEYLLGYHQDVHHLTLSVLDRLTEQDLDTVIDRRWNPPVTALARLVSILGEVTAHLAQAQFLQGIHKDALSQNGR; translated from the coding sequence ATGGGCAGCACAGACCGGCCAACCGAGGGCGAATCGCAAGCCATAGACCTGCTGCGGGACGGATTTTCTCGCGCGCACGAGGGCCTAGAAGAACTCTTGGAAGCGGCCGAACCGCGAATGCTCCGATTCCGGGCCAGTGCCAATAGCAACTCGATGGCCTGGCTGATCTGGCACCTGAGTCGAGTCCAGGATGACCACTTCACGCATCTGGCCCTGAGCCTTGGCCCGGAGGAATCACTCGAGCAGTGTTGGGTTGCAAAGGGTTGGGCCACCACGTTTAATCTGTCCTACCCGTTAATGGAAACCGGGTATGGGCAGAACAGTGACGCCGTGGCGGACTTCGGGATGTACGACGGTGAATACCTACTCGGTTATCACCAGGACGTCCATCACCTGACGTTGAGCGTCCTTGACCGCCTCACCGAGCAGGACCTTGATACGGTCATTGACCGGCGCTGGAATCCACCGGTGACGGCCCTGGCGCGCTTGGTCAGCATATTAGGCGAGGTGACGGCGCACCTCGCGCAGGCACAATTCCTGCAGGGTATCCACAAGGACGCGTTGAGCCAAAACGGGCGTTAA
- a CDS encoding SAM-dependent methyltransferase, with protein sequence MANQNSEAAASQLAILLTPPGWELLNSIDPSSAGTKEAALNLNLTLRKAGHPVELVTAVVQQAQLRSKARVKFGPFADRMVFTPAGLEQATRLKLAGLHAQRYTRAGITKVADLGCGIGADSLALASAEIDVTAVELDETTAAAATLNLMPWPSATVVNTDAMDFDLTGFTGVWLDPARRTTDTSGTSRIFDPEAFSPPLSFVESLADRGLAVGVKMGPGLPHAAVPKTCEVQWVSINGDVTEAALWFGPLARPGVRRAALVIGENGATELTSNTDFDPDAALRGDVPVGEIDAYIHEPDGAVIRAGLIDELLKQTGGHLIDGHIAYFSTAESISSPMAKSYRVLAIRPYHVKNLRAWVKSEKIGVLDIKKRGMDVTPEELRKILLAGTGKDAKNKATLILTRVGDTRLAIEVEPVS encoded by the coding sequence ATGGCAAATCAAAACTCCGAGGCCGCAGCATCACAGCTGGCAATCCTGCTAACGCCCCCGGGATGGGAACTCCTAAACTCGATCGACCCCTCATCTGCCGGGACCAAAGAAGCAGCGCTGAACCTCAACTTGACGTTGCGCAAGGCCGGGCACCCGGTGGAGCTGGTCACCGCCGTGGTGCAGCAGGCGCAATTGCGCTCCAAGGCCCGGGTGAAGTTTGGCCCGTTTGCCGACCGCATGGTGTTTACCCCTGCCGGCCTGGAACAAGCCACCCGGCTTAAGCTCGCCGGGCTACACGCTCAGCGTTATACCCGCGCAGGCATCACCAAGGTTGCCGATTTGGGGTGCGGCATTGGCGCGGACTCCCTCGCACTGGCCAGCGCGGAGATTGACGTTACGGCCGTGGAGCTTGATGAGACAACCGCGGCCGCCGCCACACTGAATCTCATGCCGTGGCCCAGCGCCACGGTGGTGAACACCGACGCCATGGACTTCGATCTCACCGGGTTCACCGGGGTATGGCTAGATCCCGCCCGGCGCACCACAGACACCTCGGGCACCTCACGAATTTTTGATCCCGAAGCCTTCAGCCCTCCCCTGTCCTTCGTCGAATCGCTGGCCGATCGGGGGCTCGCCGTCGGCGTGAAAATGGGACCGGGTCTTCCGCATGCCGCGGTGCCAAAGACCTGTGAGGTTCAGTGGGTGTCGATCAATGGCGACGTCACCGAGGCAGCCCTCTGGTTCGGTCCGCTGGCCCGCCCCGGTGTCCGCCGAGCGGCCCTGGTCATCGGCGAGAACGGGGCCACCGAGCTGACAAGCAACACGGATTTTGATCCGGATGCCGCCCTGCGCGGTGACGTCCCCGTCGGAGAGATTGATGCTTACATCCACGAACCCGATGGCGCGGTGATTCGCGCGGGTCTGATCGATGAGTTGCTGAAGCAAACCGGTGGGCACCTCATTGATGGGCACATCGCCTACTTCAGCACCGCCGAATCGATCTCCTCCCCGATGGCCAAGAGCTACCGAGTCCTGGCCATCCGCCCGTACCACGTGAAAAACCTTCGGGCCTGGGTGAAGAGTGAAAAAATTGGTGTGCTGGATATCAAGAAGCGCGGCATGGATGTGACCCCGGAGGAATTGCGCAAGATTCTGCTGGCCGGCACCGGGAAGGATGCCAAGAACAAAGCAACCTTGATCCTTACCCGCGTGGGAGATACGCGTCTGGCCATCGAGGTCGAACCGGTCTCCTAG
- the tsaD gene encoding tRNA (adenosine(37)-N6)-threonylcarbamoyltransferase complex transferase subunit TsaD has product MSLSAPLVLGIESSCDETGVGIVRGTDLLVNAVASSMEEHVRFGGVIPEIASRAHLDAFVPTLEAALEEAGVKLADIDAIAVTSGPGLSGALMVGVAAAKSLALATGKPLYAINHLVAHVGVGVLNGGQLPEKLGALLVSGGHTEILQVNSLTDDVRLLGATIDDAAGEAYDKVARLLGLGYPGGPVIDALAKEGDPKAIRFPRGLTLPKFVGSAEEPGKHRHDFSFSGLKTAVARCVEQYQKRGEEVPVADIAASFQEAVVDVITSKAVRACKEHGIENLLLGGGVAANSRLRALLAARCASAGITLRVPPRDLCTDNGAMVAALGAQLVAAGITPTGLGFSTDSGQPVSLISLAA; this is encoded by the coding sequence ATGTCCCTTTCAGCACCACTCGTTCTTGGCATTGAATCCTCCTGCGACGAAACGGGGGTGGGTATTGTGCGAGGCACCGACCTACTCGTTAACGCCGTGGCCTCCTCGATGGAGGAGCACGTCCGCTTCGGCGGGGTCATCCCCGAGATTGCTTCCCGCGCCCATCTGGATGCCTTTGTCCCCACCCTTGAGGCGGCGCTTGAAGAGGCAGGGGTCAAGCTTGCGGACATCGATGCGATTGCCGTGACCAGCGGGCCGGGGCTCTCCGGTGCCCTGATGGTGGGTGTCGCGGCAGCCAAGTCCTTGGCGCTGGCCACGGGCAAGCCGCTGTACGCGATCAACCATCTGGTGGCCCATGTGGGGGTGGGGGTCCTAAACGGTGGCCAGCTGCCCGAAAAGCTTGGCGCACTCTTGGTCTCCGGCGGCCACACCGAAATACTGCAGGTCAATTCGCTCACCGACGACGTGCGTCTGCTCGGGGCGACCATTGATGACGCGGCGGGTGAAGCCTATGACAAGGTGGCCCGCCTCCTGGGTTTGGGATACCCGGGCGGACCGGTCATCGATGCGCTGGCCAAGGAGGGTGACCCCAAGGCCATCCGTTTCCCGCGCGGTCTGACCCTACCCAAGTTTGTGGGTTCTGCCGAGGAACCCGGCAAGCACCGCCACGACTTCTCCTTCTCCGGACTGAAAACCGCCGTGGCCCGCTGTGTTGAGCAGTACCAGAAACGCGGCGAAGAGGTTCCCGTCGCGGACATTGCCGCGTCCTTCCAAGAAGCAGTTGTCGACGTGATTACCTCCAAGGCGGTGCGCGCCTGCAAGGAACACGGGATAGAGAACCTGCTGCTGGGCGGCGGTGTTGCCGCCAACTCCCGGCTGCGCGCGCTACTTGCTGCTCGCTGCGCCTCGGCCGGCATCACGCTGCGGGTCCCGCCGCGGGATCTCTGTACGGATAACGGGGCCATGGTCGCAGCGCTCGGCGCCCAATTGGTGGCAGCCGGCATCACCCCCACGGGGTTGGGCTTCTCCACCGATTCGGGACAACCGGTGAGTCTGATTTCCCTGGCTGCCTAG
- the tsaE gene encoding tRNA (adenosine(37)-N6)-threonylcarbamoyltransferase complex ATPase subunit type 1 TsaE codes for MSEKGTSSELIVNGVEETHHFARALGAILRAGDLLVLTGELGAGKTTFTQGLGLGLGVREGIISPTFVISRIHPTLGEGPDLVHVDAYRLATAVEVDDLDLESSLSTSVTVVEWGADKVEQLSDSRLEIVLQRPGSAEIDEELVFDFSEGDEDEQRTISLRAVGPRWANDPQLAALLTHFRS; via the coding sequence GTGAGTGAGAAGGGCACCTCGTCGGAGCTGATCGTTAACGGTGTTGAAGAAACCCATCACTTTGCTCGAGCCCTGGGCGCCATCCTTCGTGCCGGAGACCTACTGGTGCTGACCGGTGAATTGGGAGCCGGGAAAACTACCTTCACCCAGGGACTGGGACTGGGCCTCGGAGTGCGCGAGGGCATCATCTCTCCGACCTTCGTGATCTCGCGTATCCACCCGACCTTGGGGGAGGGGCCGGACCTGGTGCACGTAGATGCCTACCGGCTTGCCACCGCCGTCGAAGTTGATGACCTCGATCTCGAATCCAGCCTCAGCACCTCCGTCACGGTCGTGGAATGGGGCGCGGACAAGGTCGAACAACTCAGCGACTCGCGTCTGGAGATCGTGCTGCAACGTCCCGGATCGGCAGAGATTGACGAGGAATTGGTCTTCGACTTCTCCGAAGGTGATGAGGACGAACAGCGCACCATCAGCCTCAGAGCGGTGGGACCACGCTGGGCCAACGATCCGCAGCTTGCTGCACTACTCACACACTTCAGAAGCTAA
- the glmS gene encoding glutamine--fructose-6-phosphate transaminase (isomerizing), whose product MCGIVGYVGNAGRAANHGALDVILEGLRRLEYRGYDSAGLAVVTDAGISSRKKAGKLVNLVDSLEADALPASLTGIGHTRWATHGGPTDGNAHPHLADEGNLALIHNGIIENFAELKGKLRADGVEFLSETDTEVAAALLGSVYRGEGAGDLTRSMELTARQLEGAFTLLAVHAEHPGVVVAARRNSPLVLGLGDGENFLGSDVSGFIDFTRRAVELGQDQIVTITPDSHTITDFAGNPAEGKEFTVDWDAASAEKGGFGSFMEKEIFDQPAAVADTLLGRSDAFGRLTLDELRISPEELAAVTKIVVLACGTSAYAGSVAKYAIENWCRIPVEVELSHEFRYRDPIVDANTLIVSISQSGETMDTLMAVRYAKEQGAKTLAICNTNGSTIPRESDAVLYTHAGPEIAVASTKAFLAQITATYLLGLYLAQLRGNLFSGQIKDILADLGKIPAKIQDILDRSEEIKSLARSMKDNESVLFLGRHVGYPVAMEGALKLKEIAYIHAEGFAAGELKHGPIALIEQDLPVFVVVPSPRGRDSLHSKVVSNIQEVRARGAKTLVIAEEGDESVRDYASFVFYVPETPVLLMPLLSTVPLQLFACELASAKGLDVDQPRNLAKSVTVE is encoded by the coding sequence ATGTGTGGAATCGTTGGATACGTAGGTAATGCTGGCCGAGCAGCCAATCATGGTGCGCTCGATGTGATTCTTGAGGGACTGCGACGCCTCGAGTATCGCGGATACGACTCGGCCGGACTTGCCGTTGTCACCGATGCGGGAATCAGTTCGCGCAAGAAGGCGGGCAAGCTCGTCAACCTTGTCGACTCGTTGGAAGCAGATGCTCTGCCGGCATCACTGACCGGAATTGGCCACACTCGTTGGGCCACCCACGGCGGCCCAACCGATGGCAATGCTCACCCTCACCTGGCCGATGAAGGCAACCTCGCGTTGATTCACAACGGCATCATCGAAAACTTTGCCGAGCTCAAGGGCAAGCTGCGCGCAGACGGCGTCGAATTCCTTTCCGAGACTGACACCGAAGTTGCAGCAGCACTGCTCGGATCCGTCTACCGCGGCGAAGGCGCCGGTGACCTCACCCGCTCCATGGAGCTCACCGCCCGCCAACTTGAGGGTGCCTTCACCCTGCTGGCCGTCCACGCCGAGCACCCCGGCGTCGTTGTAGCCGCCCGCCGTAACTCCCCGTTGGTATTGGGACTGGGCGACGGCGAGAACTTCTTGGGTTCCGACGTGTCGGGCTTCATCGACTTCACCCGCCGCGCCGTAGAACTGGGCCAGGACCAGATCGTCACGATCACCCCGGATTCCCACACCATCACCGACTTCGCCGGCAACCCGGCCGAAGGCAAAGAATTCACCGTTGATTGGGACGCTGCCAGCGCCGAAAAGGGCGGCTTTGGTTCCTTCATGGAGAAGGAAATCTTCGACCAGCCAGCCGCAGTTGCCGACACCCTGCTGGGTCGCTCGGACGCCTTCGGACGCCTGACCCTTGATGAACTACGCATCTCCCCCGAGGAACTGGCAGCAGTCACCAAGATTGTTGTGCTCGCTTGCGGTACTTCCGCCTATGCGGGTTCGGTAGCCAAGTACGCCATCGAAAACTGGTGCCGTATCCCGGTCGAGGTCGAGTTGAGCCACGAATTCCGTTACCGCGATCCGATCGTGGATGCCAATACCCTGATCGTTTCCATCTCCCAGTCGGGCGAAACCATGGATACTCTCATGGCAGTGCGTTACGCCAAGGAGCAGGGCGCGAAGACTCTGGCCATCTGCAACACCAACGGCTCCACCATCCCGCGTGAATCCGATGCCGTGCTCTACACCCACGCCGGACCAGAAATTGCCGTCGCTTCCACCAAGGCATTCCTGGCCCAGATCACCGCCACCTACCTGTTGGGCCTGTACCTGGCTCAGTTGCGTGGCAACCTGTTCTCCGGACAGATCAAGGACATCCTGGCCGATCTTGGTAAGATCCCGGCCAAGATCCAGGACATTCTGGACCGCAGCGAAGAGATCAAGTCGCTGGCACGCTCGATGAAGGACAACGAGTCGGTGCTCTTCCTGGGCCGCCACGTGGGCTACCCCGTCGCTATGGAAGGCGCGCTGAAGCTCAAGGAAATCGCTTACATTCACGCGGAAGGCTTTGCCGCTGGCGAGCTGAAGCACGGTCCGATCGCCCTGATCGAGCAGGATCTTCCGGTCTTCGTGGTGGTTCCATCACCGCGCGGCCGCGACTCGTTGCACTCCAAGGTGGTTTCCAACATCCAGGAAGTGCGCGCCCGTGGCGCCAAGACCTTGGTCATTGCGGAAGAAGGCGATGAGTCGGTTCGCGATTACGCGTCGTTCGTCTTCTACGTCCCGGAGACTCCGGTGTTGTTGATGCCGCTGCTGTCCACCGTTCCGTTGCAGCTCTTCGCCTGCGAACTGGCCTCGGCCAAAGGTCTTGACGTTGATCAGCCGCGTAACCTGGCCAAATCGGTCACCGTCGAGTAA
- the mscL gene encoding large conductance mechanosensitive channel protein MscL — MLKGFKEFIMKGNVVDLAVAVVIGAAFGAVITALVENILMPLIAALVGSPNFDNFLVITIGSGVAIKIGAFLTVLVNFILIAAAIYFFVVVPMKHLADMRDARLGVEEPEAEVDPQLALLAEIRDELRSRTS, encoded by the coding sequence ATGCTCAAGGGATTCAAAGAATTTATAATGAAAGGCAACGTCGTTGACCTTGCCGTCGCCGTCGTCATTGGTGCCGCTTTTGGCGCCGTGATCACCGCCTTGGTTGAGAACATTCTCATGCCATTGATCGCAGCCTTGGTCGGTTCGCCGAACTTCGATAACTTCCTGGTTATCACGATCGGTTCCGGAGTCGCCATCAAGATCGGTGCTTTCCTGACCGTTCTGGTGAACTTCATTCTCATTGCTGCCGCCATCTACTTCTTCGTCGTAGTACCGATGAAGCACCTCGCCGACATGCGTGATGCCCGTCTTGGTGTCGAAGAGCCGGAAGCTGAAGTCGACCCGCAGCTTGCACTGCTAGCCGAAATTCGCGACGAATTGCGTAGTCGAACTTCCTAG
- a CDS encoding holo-ACP synthase, translating into MIVGIGVDVVQVSRFKAQLERTPALLERLFVPDERDLHVRSLAARFAAKEAIAKALGAPAGMNWQHCTIKKDAAGDPYVVLDGSVAEAAEAKGVMHWHLSMSHDGDLATAMVVAER; encoded by the coding sequence ATGATCGTGGGAATTGGTGTTGATGTTGTTCAGGTGTCGAGGTTCAAGGCGCAGTTGGAGCGGACCCCCGCCCTCCTAGAACGGCTTTTTGTCCCGGATGAGCGCGATCTACACGTGCGCTCCCTCGCTGCACGTTTTGCGGCCAAGGAAGCCATCGCCAAGGCCCTTGGCGCACCGGCCGGGATGAACTGGCAACACTGCACCATCAAGAAGGACGCTGCGGGTGACCCCTATGTGGTCCTCGACGGTTCGGTTGCCGAGGCCGCCGAGGCCAAGGGCGTGATGCACTGGCATCTGTCGATGAGTCACGATGGGGACCTAGCCACCGCCATGGTGGTTGCCGAACGTTAA
- the rimI gene encoding ribosomal protein S18-alanine N-acetyltransferase translates to METRAMVPADVPEVWELEKELFPTDAWPLEMFYDELAQHDTRTYWVVSDGTRIIAYAGMMCVLPLADVQTIAVRPEAEGRGIGSHLLRLMITGASNANATDLLLEVREDNPRAQGLYARHGFEAIHRRKGYYREGVDAIIMRKVLITAT, encoded by the coding sequence ATGGAGACTCGGGCCATGGTGCCCGCCGATGTGCCTGAGGTCTGGGAGTTGGAAAAGGAATTGTTCCCTACCGACGCCTGGCCGTTGGAGATGTTTTACGACGAACTGGCGCAGCACGACACGCGAACCTATTGGGTGGTCAGTGACGGAACGCGGATCATCGCCTATGCCGGAATGATGTGTGTGCTGCCCCTGGCCGATGTCCAGACCATCGCCGTGCGCCCCGAGGCTGAGGGGCGAGGCATCGGCAGCCATCTGCTGCGCCTCATGATCACCGGAGCCAGCAACGCCAACGCCACCGATCTTTTACTGGAGGTTCGAGAGGATAATCCCCGGGCCCAGGGGCTGTATGCACGTCACGGGTTTGAGGCCATCCATCGCCGCAAGGGGTACTACCGCGAGGGTGTCGATGCCATCATCATGCGCAAGGTGCTCATCACCGCGACGTGA
- a CDS encoding glutamate--cysteine ligase, producing MQIDFASSRQSTLGVEWEVALVDRNTSDLRSVAEEVLAELHRLHGSLGVDEEHPHVKQELLLNTVEIVTGVCETVAEAKTELHDNLAAIREVTDPMDIDLYCAGSHPFAPPKLQPVTDKDRYAKMIDRTQWWGQQMVIYGVHVHVGLDSRAKALPVVDGLINYQAHFQALSASSPFWGGEDTGYASHRALMFQQLPTAGIPYHFPEWEQYEAYVADMLHTGVIDDISEIRWDVRPVPRFGTVEMRISDGLSSLQDIGAIAALTQCLVHDMSTTIDNGGTIPVMPPWYRVENKWRAARYGMEAIIILNAAGDEMLVTEHLRQELKRLAPVAAELGCSAELADVERIIKGGAGYQWQHKVAAAHGGNLREVVKDNVRRMHLA from the coding sequence GTGCAGATAGATTTCGCGTCATCACGCCAGTCCACACTTGGTGTGGAGTGGGAAGTGGCTTTGGTGGACCGCAATACCTCCGATCTGCGTTCGGTCGCCGAGGAAGTGTTAGCCGAATTGCACCGCCTTCATGGGTCCCTCGGTGTTGATGAGGAACATCCGCATGTCAAGCAGGAACTCCTGCTGAACACCGTGGAAATTGTCACCGGCGTCTGTGAGACGGTGGCCGAAGCCAAGACCGAGTTGCACGACAATTTGGCTGCCATCCGCGAGGTCACCGACCCCATGGATATCGATCTTTACTGCGCAGGTTCCCACCCCTTCGCCCCACCGAAGCTGCAGCCGGTCACCGACAAGGACCGCTACGCCAAGATGATTGACCGCACCCAATGGTGGGGTCAACAAATGGTCATCTACGGGGTACACGTTCACGTGGGCCTCGACTCACGAGCCAAGGCCCTGCCGGTGGTCGATGGGCTGATCAACTATCAGGCGCATTTCCAGGCGCTCAGTGCCTCCAGCCCCTTCTGGGGTGGGGAAGACACCGGATATGCCTCGCACCGCGCCCTGATGTTCCAGCAGCTACCCACCGCCGGCATCCCGTATCACTTCCCCGAGTGGGAGCAGTACGAGGCCTATGTCGCGGATATGCTGCACACCGGGGTCATCGACGACATTTCAGAGATCCGCTGGGATGTGCGCCCGGTCCCCCGCTTCGGGACCGTGGAGATGCGCATCTCCGATGGGCTCTCCTCATTGCAGGACATCGGTGCCATCGCCGCCCTGACTCAATGCCTGGTACACGACATGTCCACCACCATCGACAACGGTGGAACCATACCGGTCATGCCGCCGTGGTACCGCGTGGAAAATAAGTGGCGGGCCGCCCGCTACGGCATGGAAGCGATCATCATCCTCAACGCCGCCGGCGACGAAATGCTGGTCACCGAGCACCTGCGCCAGGAATTGAAGCGGTTGGCCCCGGTCGCGGCGGAGCTGGGCTGCAGCGCCGAGCTCGCCGATGTGGAGCGCATTATCAAGGGCGGCGCCGGTTACCAGTGGCAGCACAAGGTTGCGGCGGCTCACGGTGGCAACCTGCGCGAGGTCGTTAAGGACAACGTCCGACGCATGCATCTGGCCTAG